CATCATGATCTTCATTTTCAATGGCATCTGCGAGTCTATCGATTAATTTAAAAGCTGAAGTACCACTTTTAGTAGTAAAAACATCGTATACAGTTTTTCCATATTCTACATCATAACCTCCAACTGATACTTTTTGATTTATGTTAGATATAGCTGGAGTTTGTATTTCTCCTGTTGGACTAACTGGAGCTGTATCAGAAGCAGCACCACCAAATATGTAACTTCCGCTTACTTTTGTATTTGCTATTGAAATTACATGATCTTTCATTTTTTTTAATTCTTGAACTATGGCTCCGCGATCCTCTTGGCTTAGAGAATCACTTGATCCTCTTACAGAAAGTTCTTTCATTCTTAAAAATACATTATTTAATTCTTGAACAGATTGATCATACATATTATTATAGCTTTTTGCAAGTTCTATGGATGATTTATATCTTTCCATCTGTCTTATTCTACTATCTAAATTTGATACTCTTGAGGCTATTGCAGCG
The sequence above is a segment of the Oceanotoga teriensis genome. Coding sequences within it:
- the flgL gene encoding flagellar hook-associated protein FlgL, with the translated sequence MRVTEKYMSSTALADMQKVLQKYTKLNKQMTSGKKVLYPSDNAAIASRVSNLDSRIRQMERYKSSIELAKSYNNMYDQSVQELNNVFLRMKELSVRGSSDSLSQEDRGAIVQELKKMKDHVISIANTKVSGSYIFGGAASDTAPVSPTGEIQTPAISNINQKVSVGGYDVEYGKTVYDVFTTKSGTSAFKLIDRLADAIENEDHDAIQNELGAIEEIQHAALGNLSSIGAVDRLLDLSAKRIEEFKYFNTEFLSKEADADLAETQMNLSMQQVILNNALKTAANILPKSLIDFI